In Monodelphis domestica isolate mMonDom1 chromosome 3, mMonDom1.pri, whole genome shotgun sequence, the following proteins share a genomic window:
- the LOC100029344 gene encoding RNA-binding protein with serine-rich domain 1-like — protein sequence MAPSPTKRKDRTDEKSKDRSKDKGATKESSEKYRVRDKARKKRSALSGSSTSRFRSSSTSSSGSSISTGFSSGSSSSSASSHSGSSSTSRSSSSSSSSGSPSPSRRRHDNRRRSRSKSKPPKRDEKEQKRRSPLPKPTKAHIGRLTKNVTKDHIMEIFSTYGKIKMIDMPAERMHPHLSKGYAYVEFENPDEAEKALKHVDGGQIDGQEITATAVLAPWPRPPPRRFSPPRRMLPPPPMWRRSPPLMRRSRSPRLRSPIRRRHRSPSSSNSSQ from the coding sequence ATGGCTCCCTCTCCCACCAAACGTAAAGATAGAACTGATGAGAAGTCAAAGGACCGGTCTAAAGATAAAGGGGCCACCAAAGAGTCGAGTGAAAAGTACCGTGTTAGAGACAAAGCACGTAAGAAACGCAGTGCCCTCAGTGGTAGCAGTACTTCCAGGTTTCGATCCAGTTCCACCTCTAGCTCTGGTTCTAGTATCAGCACTGGCTTTAGCAGTGGGTCCAGCTCTTCTTCCGCATCAAGCCATTCAGGAAGCTCTAGCACCTCCCGTAGTTCCAGCTCTAGCAGTTCCTCTGGGTCTCCAAGTCCCTCTCGACGAAGACATGACAATAGGAGACGGTCCCGCTCCAAATCAAAACCACctaaaagagatgaaaaggaacaaaagagaCGAAGTCCTTTACCAAAACCCACCAAAGCACACATTGGAAGGCTCACTAAGAATGTGACAAAGGATCACATCATGGAAATATTTTCCACTTAtgggaaaattaaaatgattgataTGCCTGCAGAAAGGATGCACCCTCACCTATCCAAAGGCTATGCATATGTGGAGTTTGAGAATCCAGATGAGGCTGAAAAGGCATTGAAACACGTGGATGGAGGACAGATCGATGGTCAGGAGATAACAGCCACTGCAGTGTTGGCTCCTTGGCCCAGGCCCCCACCCAGAAGATTTAGCCCACCTAGAAGGATGTTGCCACCTCCACCAATGTGGCGTAGATCGCCACCACTCATGAGAAGGTCCCGCTCTCCTAGACTTAGATCTCCTATCCGCCGACGCCACCGCAGCCCATCTAGCTCTAATTCTTCCCAATAA